TTGGGTTCGATTTCAGTCATCTGCGGGCACCTCCTGTGAACTCAGGTCGATGCCAGTCACGACGCTCACGTTGTCGTCGTGCATGGTGACACCGATGGCCCGCTCAGAGCGTTCGAGCATCGCAGACCGGTGGGAGACGACGACGAACTGGGCATCACCAGCGAGTTCGTCCACCATCTCGCCGACGAGGTCCGCGTTCACCGCGTCGAGGAAGGCGTCCACCTCGTCAAGTGCGTAGAACGGCGCGGGGTTGTACCGCTGGAGCGCGAAGATGAACGCCAGTGCGGTAAGCGACTTCTCCCCGCCGGACATCGCATCGAGGCGCTGAATCGGCTTGTCGCCGGGTTGGGCTTTCATCGTGAGGCCACCGTCGAACGGGTCGGCCTCGTTTTCGAGATGGAGCGTCCCCGAGCCACGCGAGAGACTCGCGAAGATGTCCTCGAAGTTGTCGTTGATGTCGGTGAAGGCGTCCATGAACGTCTCCTTTTTCAGCGACTCGTAGGAGTCGATGCGGTCGTTGATGGCCTCGCGTTCGTCCACGAGCGTGCCCTTCTTCTCGGTCAGGTCGTCGAGGCCGTCTTTGACCTCGTCGTACTCGTCGATGGCGAGCATGTTGACCGGTTCGAGCGCCTCCATCTTCCGCTCCAGACGGCCGATGGTTCGCTTCACCTCGTCGTGGTCGGGAATCTCCTCGGGGTCGTAGTCGCCGACCTGTCCGGCGAGTTCGTCGACCTCCCATTCGAGGCGGTCTGCGGCGCTCTCTGCGCTTTCGAGTTTCGACTGCACGCCGGACACCTTCTCGCGGGCGCTGTCGCGCGTCTGCTTTGCGTCCTTGAGGTCGCCCTTCAGCTCCTCGCGTTCTGCTTTGAGGTCTGCGAGTTCGTCCTCTAAGTCCTCGACTTGCTCCGCTTTGGCTTCGAGCACCGCCTGCTGGTCTTCGATTTTGCCCTCCAACTCGGCGATGCGCTCTTGCTGGGCGGCCTTCTTGTTCTGGGCAGATTCGATTTCGCCGTGGAGGTCCTCGATGGACTCCTCTGCGTACTGCTTTTCGAGGCCAAGTTCGTTGAGGCGGGCGTCGAAGGTGTCGAGTTGGGATTCGTGGTCCTCCTTTTCGGCCCGAATCTCGTCCATCTCCGCGGTGAGTTCCGGAATCTTCGAATCGGCGAGTTCCGACTCCAGTTCGTCGATGTCGGCCTCGATGTCCGCGATGCGCTCGTCGTGGGCGGACAGTTTCTCCTCTAGGGCCTGCATCTGCTCGTTGACCTCTTCACGTTCTGCGTCGAGGTCGGCGATGTCCGCTTCGAGCGCTTCGATGCGCTCGTCGGTGCTGTCGAGTTGCCCCCGAACGCGTTCGAGGTCGGATTCGATGTCCCGCACCTGGTCTGCGCTGTCCGCCTTTCGGTCACGAGCGTCGTCCAGACGCTCCTCTACGTCGCGAATCTCCTCGTTCAGTTCGCGACGCTCGTCTTCGAGACTGGCGATTTTCTCGGCCACGCGTTCGAGTTGGCCCTTGCCAGACTTCGAGAACGAGTAGCGCGACCCACTCGACGACCCGCCGGTCATCGCTCCGCTCTTCTCTACGAGTTCGCCAGAGAGCGTGACGAGGCGGAAGTCACCCATCAGGTCGCGGGCCGTCTCGATGCTGTCCACGACGAGCGTGTCGCCGAGGACGTACGAGAAGATGCCCGCGTACTGCTTGTCGAAGTCCACGAGGTTGTACGCGAAGTCCACGACACCGTCGTGGTTCGGCACGCTCGGCAGGCGGCGGGTGTGCATCTTGTTGATGGGCAGGAACGTGGCGCGACCCGCGTTCCGCCGTTTCAGGTACTCGATGCACTGCTGGCCGACGCCGTCGTCGTTGACCACGACGTGAGCAAGCCGGCCACCGGCGGCGGTCTCACACGCCGTCGCGTACTCTTGGGAGACGCCACCGAGTTGGCTAACGGTTCCGTGGACGCCATCGAGGTTGCCGTTGAGGATGGTCGTCACAGCGCGGCCGTAGGAGGTGTCGCCCGACTCGTC
This sequence is a window from Haladaptatus sp. QDMS2. Protein-coding genes within it:
- the smc gene encoding chromosome segregation protein SMC translates to MHIKEIVLDNFKSFGRKTRIPFYEDFTTVSGPNGSGKSNIIDSVLFALGLARTRGIRAEKLTDLIYNPGNDGDPSGEETREASVEVVLDNSDATLSRAQVVNAAGTENVGEVDDISIRRRVKETPENYYSYYYLNGRSVNLSDIQGLLAQAGITPEGYNVVMQGDVTGIIQMTPYERRGIIDEIAGVAEFDAKKEAAFEELEVVKDRISEAELRIEEKQARLDQLSDERETALEYKGHREEKEEYEGYLKAAELEDKRADLAKTEKRIERHRQKVESLQRDLDEKQGRVVRLEDELDALNTEIETKGEDEQLRIKREIEEVKGEIARLEDAIDAAEERIQEAEQRRREAFIQIDRKQETVDDLESEIRETKVAKSSVVAEIQEKQAKLADLQAEIDAVDTEYDEVKAELNEKREALEAAKTEKNATQREQDRLLDEARRRSNEKAEKEAKIEEVREEIPELKATARDLEDELEKARKNRDNISQVVDNLKQQKRELQAELDDIEQDLRAHQQEYAELNARADESGDTSYGRAVTTILNGNLDGVHGTVSQLGGVSQEYATACETAAGGRLAHVVVNDDGVGQQCIEYLKRRNAGRATFLPINKMHTRRLPSVPNHDGVVDFAYNLVDFDKQYAGIFSYVLGDTLVVDSIETARDLMGDFRLVTLSGELVEKSGAMTGGSSSGSRYSFSKSGKGQLERVAEKIASLEDERRELNEEIRDVEERLDDARDRKADSADQVRDIESDLERVRGQLDSTDERIEALEADIADLDAEREEVNEQMQALEEKLSAHDERIADIEADIDELESELADSKIPELTAEMDEIRAEKEDHESQLDTFDARLNELGLEKQYAEESIEDLHGEIESAQNKKAAQQERIAELEGKIEDQQAVLEAKAEQVEDLEDELADLKAEREELKGDLKDAKQTRDSAREKVSGVQSKLESAESAADRLEWEVDELAGQVGDYDPEEIPDHDEVKRTIGRLERKMEALEPVNMLAIDEYDEVKDGLDDLTEKKGTLVDEREAINDRIDSYESLKKETFMDAFTDINDNFEDIFASLSRGSGTLHLENEADPFDGGLTMKAQPGDKPIQRLDAMSGGEKSLTALAFIFALQRYNPAPFYALDEVDAFLDAVNADLVGEMVDELAGDAQFVVVSHRSAMLERSERAIGVTMHDDNVSVVTGIDLSSQEVPADD